In Salinibacterium sp. ZJ70, one DNA window encodes the following:
- a CDS encoding MarR family winged helix-turn-helix transcriptional regulator, with protein MSSTTDHSPDEAGESLMNTSHTPSTESAPAPTATQWNVWREFFRAGRELNAALDRRLQDDVGISHPEFLVLIALWRAPDKQLRTGELAHDLNWEKSRVSHQVSRMVNRGFLERRECVDDARGVWVALTDSGSRVLNASGRDHGAAITEWFLDLMDDHELEVVERVSQRIREKLIEAGVAPTPRAGLAPTTTLLEDTALPRETEAGDTDAS; from the coding sequence ATGTCCTCCACCACGGACCATTCCCCCGACGAAGCTGGCGAGTCACTCATGAACACCTCGCACACCCCCTCCACCGAGAGCGCTCCCGCGCCGACTGCCACCCAGTGGAACGTCTGGCGAGAGTTCTTCCGCGCCGGACGCGAGCTGAACGCCGCCCTCGACCGCCGCCTCCAGGACGACGTGGGCATCTCCCACCCCGAGTTCCTCGTGCTGATCGCGCTGTGGCGCGCGCCCGACAAGCAGCTCCGCACCGGCGAACTCGCACACGACCTCAACTGGGAGAAGAGCCGCGTCTCGCACCAGGTGTCGCGCATGGTCAACCGCGGATTCCTCGAGCGCCGCGAATGCGTCGACGACGCCCGCGGCGTGTGGGTGGCGCTCACCGACTCCGGCTCGCGCGTGCTCAACGCCTCCGGGCGCGACCACGGCGCCGCGATCACCGAGTGGTTCCTCGACCTCATGGACGACCACGAGCTCGAGGTCGTCGAGCGGGTGTCGCAGCGCATCCGCGAGAAGCTCATCGAAGCGGGCGTCGCCCCGACGCCGCGCGCCGGACTCGCGCCCACGACGACCCTCCTCGAGGACACCGCCCTCCCCCGCGAGACGGAGGCGGGCGACACCGACGCATCCTAG